A part of Candidatus Electrothrix aestuarii genomic DNA contains:
- a CDS encoding zinc ribbon domain-containing protein — MKRCRDCRYTVSEQAMACPQCGAPFPAKEIWTGWGFEYKTKTTLMGLPLVHISFKYSPQRYPVPARGIIAIGQFACGIVTLSQFGIGLVSVSQFTVAGFALAQFGVAYSLIAQLGIYVDKGYGQVVRSIGELAGMM; from the coding sequence ATGAAACGCTGTCGAGACTGCCGATATACAGTATCTGAACAGGCAATGGCCTGCCCACAATGCGGAGCACCCTTTCCGGCAAAAGAAATATGGACAGGATGGGGCTTTGAATATAAAACCAAGACAACCCTGATGGGACTGCCCCTGGTGCATATCTCCTTTAAATACAGCCCTCAGCGCTATCCAGTTCCGGCAAGGGGTATCATTGCCATAGGCCAGTTCGCCTGTGGGATCGTTACCTTGTCGCAGTTCGGCATCGGCTTGGTATCGGTCAGTCAATTCACCGTGGCTGGCTTTGCCCTGGCACAGTTTGGCGTGGCCTACTCCCTTATTGCCCAGTTAGGCATCTATGTTGATAAGGGGTATGGGCAGGTTGTGAGGAGTATTGGAGAATTGGCCGGAATGATGTAA